One Thunnus thynnus chromosome 18, fThuThy2.1, whole genome shotgun sequence genomic region harbors:
- the LOC137169638 gene encoding tripartite motif-containing protein 16-like translates to MEQKGDQLDRETFSCSICLDLLKDPVTIPCGHSYCMNCIKGYWDEDDQRKIYSCPQCRQTFAPRPVLMKSTMLAALVEQLKKTGLQAAPADHCYAGPEDVACDVCTGRKLKALKSCLTCLISYCENHLQPHYNVGQFKKHKLVNPSEKLQENICSRHDEVMKIFCRTDQQSICYLCSLDEHKGHDTVSAAAERTERQRELEVSRQQIQQRIQDREKDVKLLQQEVEAVSRSADKAVEDSEKIFTELIRLIQKRSSDVKQQIRSQQETEVSRVKELQEKLEQEITELKRKDAEMKQLSHTEDHNQFLLNYPSLSQLSEPTDSSSINIRPLRYFEDVTAAVSELRDQLQDILREKWTNISLTGTEVDVLLPQPEPKTRAEFLKYSHEITLDPNTANKHLLLSEGNRKAERMSEEQSYSSHPERFTYYTQVLSRESLTERCYWEVEWRGDGVDVAVAYKNISRAGDLDECRFGYNDKSWSLDCDTDSYSFWFDNMSTPVSGPGSSRVGVYLDHTAGILSFYSISETMTLLHRVQTTFTQPLYAGLCLYYDGDTAELCKLK, encoded by the coding sequence atggagCAGAAAGGAGATCAGCTGGATCGAGAAACCTTCTcttgttcgatctgtctggatctactgaaggatccagtgactattccctgtggacacagctactgcatgaacTGTATTAAAGGATACTGGGATGAAGATgatcagaggaagatctacagctgccctcagtgcagacagaccttcgcaccgaggcctgtcctgatGAAAAGCACAatgttagcagctttagtggagcagctgaagaagactggactccaagctgctcctgctgatcactgctatgctggacctgaagatgtggcctgtgatgtctgcactgggaggaagctgaaagccctcaagtcctgtctgaCTTGTCTGATCTCTTACTGTGAGAATCATCTTCAGCCTCACTACAATGTCggtcaatttaaaaaacacaagctggtcaaCCCCTcggagaagctccaggagaacatctgctctcgtcatgatgaggtgatgaagatattctgccgtactgatcagcagagtatctgttatctctgctctttggatgaacataaaggccacgacacagtctcagctgcagcagaaaggactgagaggcagagagagctcgaggtgagtcgacaacaaatccagcagagaatccaggacagagagaaagatgtgaagctgcttcaacaggaggtggaggccgtcagtcgctctgctgataaagcagtggaggacagtgagaagatcttcactgagctgatccgtctcatccagaaaagaagctctgatgtgaagcagcagatcagatcccagcaggaaactgaagtgagtcgagtcaaagagcttcaggagaagctggagcaggagatcactgagctgaagaggaaagatgcTGAAATGAAGCAGctttcacacacagaggatcacaaccagtttctactcaactacccctcactgtcacaactcagtgaacctacagactcatccagcatcaatatccgtcctctgagatactttgaggatgtgacagcagctgtgtcagagctcagagatcaactacaggacatcctgagggagaaatggacaaacatctcactgacagggactgaagtggacgttttactgccacaaccagaacccaagaccagagctgagttcttaaaatattcacatgaaatcactctggatccaaacacagcaaacaaacatctgttattgtctgaggggaacagaaagGCAGAACGAATGAGTGAAGaacagtcttattctagtcacccagaGAGATTTACTTATTATActcaggtcctgagtagagagagtctgactgaacgttgttactgggaggtggagtggagaggggaTGGAGTTGatgtagcagtcgcatacaagaatatcagcagagcaggagactTGGATGAATGTAGATTTGGATACAATGACAAATCTTGGTCTTTAGATTGTGACACTGATAGTTATTCATTTTGGTTTGACAATATGTCAACTcccgtctcaggtcctggttcctccagagtaggagtgtacctggatcacacagcaggtattctgtccttctacagcatctctgaaaccatgactctcctccacagagtccagaccacattcactcagcctctctatgctggactttgtCTTTATTATGATGGAgacacagctgagttgtgtaaactcaaatag